The Celeribacter baekdonensis genomic interval GGTCTTGTGTTTCGGAGGCCACTTTGGGCAGCCCCCGAAAAGATCAGATCGCAGACCTTATATTTTGACCCCGGTCAGGCGTTTACTGCGTTGTATACTTCGGTTTCAAAATCCATTCTGGACCTGTTACGCTTTCGTGTCATTCTACGCGCTCGTTTAGGCCACCTTCTGCTCGAATGCGACGAGGCTTTCCAGCTCAGTGCTAAGTGTCGGCGGCGTGGATTGTCGAGGCCGTTTATGTACTCGAAAATCGCCATCTCAGCCTTACGTCGTGTTGCCGTCATTGATTGATATTGGCACGACTGGGCCGTTTGTGCGTGAGGCTCAACGGCACCTAGCTCAATGGGGGCTTGCACCTGTGGCGGCTCTTATGGCGCAGGAAGCGTCAGACAAGCTGGGCGTCCCTGTCACCATTGATGTGATGCGGCCCTTGCAAGCGTTCGATGCGGGTGGCCGTGCGCGGGCCATGGCGCAAATAGTGGAGGCGATGGCGATGGCGAAAGAAGCGGGCGTTGATCTCGATAAAGCGGCGCAGATCGTTAATTTTGCGCCAGAGGGTGGCACGATGTAAATTGAGGATGTGGCGGGGGTTTTTGGCTATGCGGACGGCCTTGATTTCCCCCCGCCACACTCTTTGTCAAAATAGCGCACTCCGACCCCTCGCAGAAATGCGGGGGTTATTTTATTGGATGCGTTGCCTTGATAGTGACGCGCCTGCCATGACTTCTTTTGAGATTTCATCCCATTCACTAGCTTTAGCTAATGAGAATGTAACGGCATCGTTAAGAGCTTGGTCAAGGGTTCCGCAAATAGATTTAATGTCTTCGGCGGATAGGTCATTTGCAGATTCGCTTAGTACCGCTGAAATCACCGAGATACGCGCAAGGCTATCAATTAAGCCTGTATAGGGGGCGCTCTCGATAAAGCGACCATCAAAATCGGCTCTATTAGCATCGCTCATATAACTTTCCTCCAATTGCTAAAAAGTGCAGTGAAGGTAGGCCGAAACGTGGTCTCTGGCAATAACTTCTATCTGTTCCCCCAGTGTTCCCCCAGAGTATTTACGAACCAAAAAGGGCCTAGCTGAAAGTCAGCTAAGCCCTTGAAGTCTTTGGCTCCGGCGGTAGGGATCGAACCTACGACCAATTGATTAACAGTCAACTGCTCTACCGCTGAGCTACGCCGGAACATGTGGCGCTGTATAGCTATGTGATTTGGGCCGTGCAAGGGGGTTTTGTGACAAAATTTGGATTTTTGTGCCGCTTTCTTTTAACGCACTGAAAAGGTCGCGGTTTCAGAGAGTTTTGGCGTGGCTGAAATCCTGTTTTGTTGTTCCAGGTCAATGAGATGAGCCAATGTGTTGCGCGCAGCTATAGGCAGGTGGGAGTGGGGGAGATCTGTGTAGACGGCGCGGGTGAGCGTGGTGAGATCCATTGGGGTATCGGCCAAAGCGCGCAGTATTTGCGCCTCACGCGCGCCGCGGTGGAGCAGCAGGAACTGGATCCGTTCCCTTGGGGCTTTGACCGGTGCGCCGTGACCGGGCAGGAGCTGGGCCGGGGCGTGGGTCATCAGCAATGCACAGCTGTCGCGAAAGGCCGCGGCATCGCCATCGGGCGGGGAAATCAACGACGAAGACCAGCCCATGACCAAATCGCCGGAAAACACTGTGTCACGAAAACCAAAACAGAGGTGATTGCCCATATGTCCGGGAGTGTGCAACGCTTTGATCGCGCCCGCCGGGGTGTCCAGCACGGTGTTATGGGGCACACGCTCGTCGGGAACAAAGCTGTGATCTAAGCCTTCGCCTCCGGCCAAAAGCCCATTGCGGGCCAGCGCGTCCATATGTGCGGCGCGCCCCGCCTGGGCATCGCCAAAGGCAAAAACCGGCGCGCCGGTTTCTTTAGCCAAAGCGCGCGCGCCAGCGCTGTGATCGACATGCGCGTGAGTGACGAGGATATGGCTGAGGCGGGTGCCATGGGGCAGGGCGTTTAAAATCGCTTGGCGGTGGCTGGCGTCATCTGGGCCGGGGTCAATCAAAACGCGGGCGTTTCCTGTGCCCAACACATAGGTATTTGTGCCCCAATAGGTCATCGGCGAGGGGTTCGGCGCCAAAATGCGGATCACGGCGTCGTCAAGCTGGGTCAGGGTGTCTGGGCGCGGGTCCACTCGATTTCTCTTTCCATTGATGCGGCAGCAAGGCTACCAATAGCGCATGTTTTTTACTTGGCTCAAAAAATATATGCCACGCGGGCTTTATGGGCGCGCGGCTCTGATCCTTTTGGTGCCCGTTGTGGTGATCCAACTTGTGGTCATGGTAACCTTTTCGCAACGCTATTTTGAAGACATCACGCGTCAATTGATGCGCGGGGTGGTGGCCGAATTGAACCTTTATGTGGCGGCGGTGGAGGGCATTCCTGAGGCGCAAATCCCGGCAGCCCTTGCAGAACTGGACGCGCGGTTGGAGTTTTCCTCCACCTTCGGTACCACCGAGCCAGTTTCTACCGCGCGGCCTTGGTATGACATCTCCTCAAGGGTTATTGCTGCGGATTTGCGCGCAGGCATTGAGGGGGTCGAGGGCGTGGATGTCTTGACGCAGACCGCTGTGGTGCATCTGTCGATTCTGACCGACAAAGGCCGGCTGGATGTGACCTTGCCGCGTCGCCGTGCCTCGGCCTCAAACCCGCATCAGTTGATGGTCTGGACCCTGTTCACCGGCGTGGCGATGTCTTTGATTGCCGCGATTTTTCTGCGCAACCAATTGCGGCCGATCCGGCAATTGGCGCGCGCCGCCGAAAGCTTTGGTCGCGGTGAAATCCGCCCCTACAGGTTGGCGGGCGCGGTCGAAGTGCGGTCCGCCGGGGCGGCATTTCTCAATATGCGGGCGCGTATTGAACGCCAGATCGAACAACGCACTTTGATGTTGTCCGGCGTGTCACATGACCTGCGCACGCCTTTGACCCGTATCCGGCTTGGTCTGGCGATGCTCGATGTTCCGTCGGATGAGGCCGAGGACATTATTGCCATGCAATCCGATCTGGATGAGATGGAGCGGTTGATTGATGCCTTTTTGGCCTTTGCCCGATCGGACACGTTGGAAGAGCCGGTGCGGCTTGACCTCTGCGCCCTGATTGTTGCCGCAAAAGCCAAGGCCGAACGTGCCGGGGGTCGTGTCAACCTTGGGAAGATGCCTGCAGAGGAGGTGTGGCTCACCGCACGCCCCGAAGCCTTGGCGCGCGCGCTCGACAATCTGGTTTCGAACGCCCTGCGCTATGGCAATCAAACCCAACTCAGCCTACGCCTTTTTGAGCGCGCGGTGGTTCTGTCGGTCGAAGACGACGGACCGGGGATCGAAGAATCGGCCCGCGAACGCGCTTTGCAACCTTTTGTGCGGCTTGACGAAGCCCGCAATCAAAACCGCGGCTCGGGCGTTGGGCTTGGCCTCGCCATTGCGCTCGATGTGGCGCGCCGCCATGGCGGTACGCTTAGACTTGGGGTCAGCGAGACGCTTGGTGGCTTAAAAGTCGACTTGGTTTTGGCGCGCTGACTTGGCACATCACAGCACCAAACCCGCGCCAAAGTCGGGAGAGGGCGTCAAAATGCCCGTCTCTCCAGCAGTTCTTTGATGTGAAAGAGTTTTGGTAGGCCCGGCAGGACTTGAACCCGCAACCAAAGCGTTATGAGCGCTCTGCTCTAACCAATTGAGCTACAGGCCCCTACCAATGCCGTGACTATTGCGGACGCGCGCCGGGGTCAAGAGTGGCTGTGATTGCACGTGCTTTTGCAAGCTCACGCTTTTCTTTATCCCCCATCTGCGTTAAAGCGCGGAGCAAATGATGCCAGTTTGGGGACCAGAGATCATGAGCGACGGCAAAAACGGCCTGACATATGCGGATGCGGGTGTGGATATTGATGCGGGCAATGCGCTTGTGGAGCGGATCAAACCGGCGGCGAAAAAGACGGCGCGTCCGGGGGTGATGTCCGGGCTGGGTGGCTTTGGTGCGCTGTTTGATCTGAAAGCTGCCGGGTATGATGACCCGATCTTGGTCGCCGCCACCGATGGTGTTGGCACCAAGTTGCGCATCGCGATTGACACCGATCACGTCTCCACCGTGGGCATCGACTTGGTGGCCATGTGCGTCAATGATCTGGTCTGTCAGGGCGCGGAACCTTTGTTTTTCCTTGATTATTTTGCAACGGGCAAACTCAAACTCGACAATGCCACTGCCGTGATTGAAGGCATTGCCAAGGGCTGCGAACTCTCTGGCTGTGCGCTCATTGGCGGTGAAACCGCCGAAATGCCGGGCATGTATGAGGATGGCGATTTTGACCTTGCGGGCTTTGCTGTAGGCGCAATGGAGCGTGGCTCCGATTTGCCGGCAGGGGTTCAGGCGGGCGATGTATTGCTGGGGCTTGCCTCCAACGGGGTGCATTCCAATGGCTATTCCTTGGTGCGTAAAACCGTTGAAGTTGCAGGTTTTCGGTGGTCCGACATTGCGCCGTTCTCGGATGAGACCTTGGGCGATGAATTGCTTAAACCGACCCGGCTTTATGTCAAACCCGTGCTCAAAGCGATCCGTGCGGGCGGCGTTCATGCCCTTGCCCATATCACCGGCGGTGGCCTGACCGAAAACCTGCCGCGTGTTTTGCCCGAAGGGTATGGCGCCGACATCAACCTGAATGCTTGGACTTTGAGCCCGGTGTTTGCTTGGCTGACCGAAACGGCGGGCCTGTCGCAGCACGAATTGCTCAAAACCTTCAACGCCGGGATCGGCATGGTCGCCGTGGTGGCCGCCGATCAGGCCGAGGCCCTGAGCGCATTGCTTGAGGCAGAGGGCGAAACGGTCTATCGCCTTGGCGAAATCACCGTGGGCGGCGGCGTGACCTATGAGGGCGAACTTAAGTGAGCGGGACACATAAAAAGGTCGCCATCCTGATTTCGGGTGGCGGCTCCAATATGGTGTCGCTGGCAAATTCCATGGTGGGCGATCATCCGGCGCGGCCCTGTTTGGTGCTCTCCAATGTGCCGGGTGCGGGCGGTCTGAACAAGGCCTCCGACATGGGCATTGCCACTGCCGTTGTCGATCATAAAGACTTTAAGGGGGATCGAGAGGCCTTTGAAGAGGCATTGATTTCCGCGATTGATGCCCACGCACCCGATGTCATTGCTCTGGCCGGGTTCATGCGTATCCTGACGCCGCGCTTCATCACCCATTATGCGGGCAGGATGCTCAACATTCACCCCTCGCTTTTGCCGAAATACAAAGGTCTTCATACCCATCAACGCGCGATTGAAGCGGGTGATGCGGAGGCCGGATGTTCAGTCCACGAAGTCACCGCCGAGTTGGATGGCGGGCCGATTTTGGGACAAGCGCGTGTGCCCATTTTGGCCGATGACAGTGCCGAAACCCTCGCCGCACGCGTGCTGCCGCGCGAACACGCGCTTTATCCCGCCGTCCTTAGACGCTTTGTCGTTGGGGATGTCACCCGTGTCGATCTGTAAGGCCGCTGTTCCCCGCGTTTTGGGCAAAGCACTTTCTTTTCGCCCGCAAACCCCGTATCACGGTCCAATCGGCGGGATGACCCCGCGCCGCTCAAAAAAGAAGTCTAGATGATCACACTCACAACGACCGAGGGCCTTCAGGCCTTCTGCGACCGCGCCAAAAAGCAAGCCTATGTCACGGTCGACACCGAATTCCTGCGCGAACGGACCTATTATTCCAAGCTCTGCCTCGTTCAGCTCGCCATTCCGGGCGATGCCGAAGAAGATGCGGTTTTGTTGGACCCGTTGGTTAAGGGCCTCGATCTTGCGCCGCTCTATGAGCTGTTTCGCGACACCAATGTCGTCAAAGTGTTTCATGCGGCGCGTCAGGATCTTGAGATTTTCTTCATCCAAGGCGGCGTGATCCCCGATCCGCTGTTCGACACGCAAGTCGCGGCCATGGTCTGTGGCTTTGGCGAGCAGGTTGGCTACGAGACCTTGGTGCGCAAAATTGCCAAGGAAAACTTGGACAAGACCTCGCGCTTTACCGATTGGTCGCGCCGTCCGTTGACCACGGCACAGGAAAACTATGCGCTGGCCGATGTGACCCATCTGCGCGTGATTTACGAATTCCTGCGCGATGAGATCAAACGCGAAGGTCGGGAGCGATGGGTGGCCGAGGAGCTCGAAATCCTCACCTCGCCCGCGACCTATGTGGTGGAGCCGGAGGAGGCGTGGAAACGGGTCAAAACCCGCACCAGCTCGGGCAAATTCTTGGCCGCGGTCAAAGAACTTGCTGCCTTTCGCGAGATTTATTCGCAAAGCCGCGACATCCCACGCAACCGCGTGTATAAAGATGATGCTTTGTTGGAATTGGCCTCGACCAAACCGACCTCGCTACAAGACCTGTCGCGTTCACGGCTTTTGCTGCGTGAAGCGCGCAAGGGCGAGATCGCCGACGGCATTCTGCAAGCCATTGAAAAGGCATCCAAATACACTGCCGCCGAAATGCCAAAACTGGACATGAGCAATGATAAGTTGCAGGTCAATCCGGCTTTGGCCGACATGTTGCGGGTGCTGCTTAAGGCGAAATCCGACACCTATAATGTCGCGGCCAAAATGATCGCTTCCGCGTCCGATCTGGATATGATCGCCGCCGGAAAACGCGACCTTCATGCGCTGAAAGGCTGGCGCTCCGAGGTGTTTGGCGTGGATGCGCTGCGCCTGTGCAAAGGCGAGATCGGCCTTGCCGTCAAAGGTCAGCGCGTGGATGTGATCGAACTGTAAAGGATCGGGCTGAGGGGCCTCGCGCGCCTCAGCCCATTCTTTAGCTTAAAGCCATTACAAAGCGTGGGCCTCTGGGGGCCAAAGGTGCGAATCCACAGGCCAAATAGGCCGCTTGTGCCGGTTTGTTTTCCGCATGGGTGCCGACCGTCAGTTGCACACAGTCCAGATTTCGCGCGGTTTCCCGCGCCGCCTCGATCAGGGCGCGACCAATGCCCATGCCGCGTTGAGCGTCATCGACGTAGAGATGGTGTAAATCCATGGTGCGCAGGCCAAATTGCAACTGAAGCCCACCGACAAGCGCGGCATAGCCGACGATGTTCCCGTGATTTTCCGCCACCAAAATCCGTGCCCAAGGCGAGGGCGCATAAATCAGGTCGATCAACGAGGCTTCATCAAGGCTCATGCGGTCGCCATTGTGGCGTGTCAAGGCGTCGATCATTTGCAAGACGCGCGCAGAATCGTCCCGTTCCATCGGACGGATGGACAGGGGCACATGCGTCAAATGAGAGGCTGAGGCGAGGCGGGGTTTGGTCATCTCTTGGGTCTCCTGATTACGCGCCACAGGACACCAAGAAAGGTAAAGCCGCCCTATGGCGGCCGTGAAATTTACATGACAAATGGCCGCTTCCTATGTGGAGCGGCGATAATACGAGGTCATGGCGCATGTTTGTGTCATGGGGCAGAGTGTGCGAGAGGCGGCGCGGCCTGTCAATCTGAAAACGTGGCATGAGGTACTCTGAGGCCCTTAGGGGGCTCGCTGTGAAAGGAGCGTCTCAATGGTTTGGATTTGATCAAACATCAAGGCCTGATTGTATGAAATCGCGAAAAAACCCGCCTCTTTTTAACGATTTGAGGCGGGTCTTCGCTGATTTGGGCTGTTGTTTCGGGGCTTAGCCGTCGTAATCGACCTCTTCGGTCAATTTCAATGCTTCACCGCGCTCGTTGGCGATGGCCATCAGGCTAAGGTTGTCGGGCGTCAAATCACCCCAGCTTGCGACCAGGGCCGAGGGCTTTGTGCCCGGCACAACCGGGTATTCCGAATTGGCTTCTGCGTAGATTTCCTGCGCTTCTTTGGAGGTCAAAAATTCAATGAATTGAGTGGCCTCAGCGATGTTCTTCGAGGCTTTTGTCAGCGCCACGCCGGAGATATTCACATGGGTGCCGCCGCCCTCGACGTCAAATTTCGCGAAATCTAGACGTACCGAGTCGGCCCAGACCTTTTGCTCCGGGTCAGCCAACATTTCGCCCATGTAATAGGTGTTGCCCAAGGAAATATCGCATTCCCCGGCCCAAATCGCCTTGACCTGTGCGCGGTCATTGCCTTGGGGTTTGCGGGCAAGGTTGTCTTTAAGGCCTTGAAGCCATTGCTTTGTTTCTTCTTCACCGTGGTGAGCGAGGTAGGCGGAGGTGAGGCCGATCATGTAGGTGTGCATGCCAGAGCGGGTGCAAATCCGGCCTTTCCATTTCGGGTCCGCGAGGTCTTCGTAGGTGGTCACTTCGCCGGGGGCCACGCGCTCTTTCGAGGCATAGACAATCCGTGCGCGTGTGGTCACGCCCCACCAATTGCCCTCGGGGTCGTGGTAGGCGGCGGGGATGTTGTTTTCAAGTGTCTCGGTCATCAATGGCTGGGTCACGCCCGCATCGACGGCCTCGGAAATGCGTGCAATATCAACGGTTAGGATCACATCCGCGGGGGATCGGTCACCCTCTGCCTTGAGCCGTTCGACCAAGCCTTTTTCGAGGAAAGCGACGTTGACTTTGATGCCGGTTTCTTTGGTGAACGCCTCGGTCAGCGGCGCGATCAATTCGGGCTGACGGTAGGAATAGACGTTCACATCGGCGCTTGCTGCCGTGGCGGCCAGCGTCAAGGCGGTGGTCAGGGCGAGGTTGGGTTTAAAAGACATCAGACTCTCCAAGGCTTCATTTGCGCCGCTTAAACCCGACAAAAATGCTTTGGTCAATAGGTGATTGATTTACTCAGGAAAAGTCACAGCACTATTTTCCGGCTTTCTCGCTCGCTTTTACCGCATCCCAAAGGGCATCCATTTCCGCCAAATCACTGTCCTGCGGGGATGTACCTTTGGTTGAAAGGGCGTCTTCTACCGCATTGAAACGGCGTGTAAATTTCGCATTGCACCCACGCAGGGCCTCTTCGGCGTCAACGCCCAAATGGCGGCCTAGATTGACCACAACGAAAAGCAAATCGCCGAATTCCTCGACCACATCGGCTTGGGTTTTCGTGTCGCGCGCCTCGACCAATTCCGCAGATTCCTCAACGATTTTGTCGATCACATGCGACACATCCGGCCAATCAAATCCGACACGCGCCGCACGTTTTTGCAATTTTTGCGCCCGCATCAACGCAGGCAATCCCATCGCCACCCCGTCCAAGACCCGTGTTTCGCCACGCCGATCGCGCTCGGCGGCCTTTTCACGTTCCCAATCAAGGGTTTGTTGTTCTGGGCTTTTTTGATTGCTCTCATCGCCAAAGACATGCGGATGGCGTGAAATCATCTTGTCCGAGATCGCTTTGGCAACATCGTGAAAGTCAAAAAGCCCTTTGTCCGCCGCGATTTGCGCCTGAAACACCGATTGAAACAGCAAATCCCCAAGTTCCGATTTCAAATCCGCCATATCGCCACGGGTGATGGCGTCATCGACCTCATAGGCTTCTTCGATTGTGTAGGGCGAAATCGTCGCGAAATCCTGTTCAATATCCCAAGGGCAACCGCCCTGTGGATCACGCAGGCGCTTCATGATTTCCAAAAGCTGTTCGATGCCCTCGGGCACCGCGTGGATCGGGTCGGAATTGGGGGGCTGTGTCATGGTGCTAAGGTGACGCGGCAAAAGGGGCTTTGCAAGGCCAAAGCCGCTGGCTATAAGAGCGCATGACCAATATTTGCACCATCATTATTTGCTGCATTATCTGCTAACGAAAGTTACGCGGGGTCGGTCTCTTTTCTCTCAAAAAGTAAGCTGATAAGCCCGCGGGGATGGCCCTGAGGAGCGCTTATGACCGTGATCAAGCTGACCAACACGAAAACCCGCAAAAAAGAGGTTTTCACGCCGATTGATGCCGACAATGTGCGGATGTATGTCTGTGGGCCGACGGTTTATGACCGCGCTCATATTGGCAATGCGCGGCCTGTGATCGTGTTCGATGTGCTCTATCGGCTGTTGCGCCATGTTTACGGCGCCGATCATGTCACCTATGTGCGCAACTTCACCGACGTGGATGACAAGATCAACGCACGGGCCGAGGCGAGCGGTCGCTCGATCCGCGAGATCACCGACGAGACGACGCAGTGGTATCTTGATGATATGCGCGCCGTTGGGGCGATGGACCCAAATGAGATGCCGCGGGCGACCGAGTATATCCCGCAGATGATCGCGATGATCGAGACGCTGATCGCAAAGGGCCACGCCTATTCGGACGGGGCGGGGCATGTGCTGTTCTCGGTCAACTCCTATGAGAAA includes:
- a CDS encoding MBL fold metallo-hydrolase, which gives rise to MDPRPDTLTQLDDAVIRILAPNPSPMTYWGTNTYVLGTGNARVLIDPGPDDASHRQAILNALPHGTRLSHILVTHAHVDHSAGARALAKETGAPVFAFGDAQAGRAAHMDALARNGLLAGGEGLDHSFVPDERVPHNTVLDTPAGAIKALHTPGHMGNHLCFGFRDTVFSGDLVMGWSSSLISPPDGDAAAFRDSCALLMTHAPAQLLPGHGAPVKAPRERIQFLLLHRGAREAQILRALADTPMDLTTLTRAVYTDLPHSHLPIAARNTLAHLIDLEQQNRISATPKLSETATFSVR
- a CDS encoding ATP-binding protein, whose amino-acid sequence is MFFTWLKKYMPRGLYGRAALILLVPVVVIQLVVMVTFSQRYFEDITRQLMRGVVAELNLYVAAVEGIPEAQIPAALAELDARLEFSSTFGTTEPVSTARPWYDISSRVIAADLRAGIEGVEGVDVLTQTAVVHLSILTDKGRLDVTLPRRRASASNPHQLMVWTLFTGVAMSLIAAIFLRNQLRPIRQLARAAESFGRGEIRPYRLAGAVEVRSAGAAFLNMRARIERQIEQRTLMLSGVSHDLRTPLTRIRLGLAMLDVPSDEAEDIIAMQSDLDEMERLIDAFLAFARSDTLEEPVRLDLCALIVAAKAKAERAGGRVNLGKMPAEEVWLTARPEALARALDNLVSNALRYGNQTQLSLRLFERAVVLSVEDDGPGIEESARERALQPFVRLDEARNQNRGSGVGLGLAIALDVARRHGGTLRLGVSETLGGLKVDLVLAR
- the purM gene encoding phosphoribosylformylglycinamidine cyclo-ligase, with product MSDGKNGLTYADAGVDIDAGNALVERIKPAAKKTARPGVMSGLGGFGALFDLKAAGYDDPILVAATDGVGTKLRIAIDTDHVSTVGIDLVAMCVNDLVCQGAEPLFFLDYFATGKLKLDNATAVIEGIAKGCELSGCALIGGETAEMPGMYEDGDFDLAGFAVGAMERGSDLPAGVQAGDVLLGLASNGVHSNGYSLVRKTVEVAGFRWSDIAPFSDETLGDELLKPTRLYVKPVLKAIRAGGVHALAHITGGGLTENLPRVLPEGYGADINLNAWTLSPVFAWLTETAGLSQHELLKTFNAGIGMVAVVAADQAEALSALLEAEGETVYRLGEITVGGGVTYEGELK
- the purN gene encoding phosphoribosylglycinamide formyltransferase, which produces MSGTHKKVAILISGGGSNMVSLANSMVGDHPARPCLVLSNVPGAGGLNKASDMGIATAVVDHKDFKGDREAFEEALISAIDAHAPDVIALAGFMRILTPRFITHYAGRMLNIHPSLLPKYKGLHTHQRAIEAGDAEAGCSVHEVTAELDGGPILGQARVPILADDSAETLAARVLPREHALYPAVLRRFVVGDVTRVDL
- the rnd gene encoding ribonuclease D; translation: MITLTTTEGLQAFCDRAKKQAYVTVDTEFLRERTYYSKLCLVQLAIPGDAEEDAVLLDPLVKGLDLAPLYELFRDTNVVKVFHAARQDLEIFFIQGGVIPDPLFDTQVAAMVCGFGEQVGYETLVRKIAKENLDKTSRFTDWSRRPLTTAQENYALADVTHLRVIYEFLRDEIKREGRERWVAEELEILTSPATYVVEPEEAWKRVKTRTSSGKFLAAVKELAAFREIYSQSRDIPRNRVYKDDALLELASTKPTSLQDLSRSRLLLREARKGEIADGILQAIEKASKYTAAEMPKLDMSNDKLQVNPALADMLRVLLKAKSDTYNVAAKMIASASDLDMIAAGKRDLHALKGWRSEVFGVDALRLCKGEIGLAVKGQRVDVIEL
- a CDS encoding GNAT family N-acetyltransferase; translated protein: MTKPRLASASHLTHVPLSIRPMERDDSARVLQMIDALTRHNGDRMSLDEASLIDLIYAPSPWARILVAENHGNIVGYAALVGGLQLQFGLRTMDLHHLYVDDAQRGMGIGRALIEAARETARNLDCVQLTVGTHAENKPAQAAYLACGFAPLAPRGPRFVMALS
- a CDS encoding Fe(3+) ABC transporter substrate-binding protein: MSFKPNLALTTALTLAATAASADVNVYSYRQPELIAPLTEAFTKETGIKVNVAFLEKGLVERLKAEGDRSPADVILTVDIARISEAVDAGVTQPLMTETLENNIPAAYHDPEGNWWGVTTRARIVYASKERVAPGEVTTYEDLADPKWKGRICTRSGMHTYMIGLTSAYLAHHGEEETKQWLQGLKDNLARKPQGNDRAQVKAIWAGECDISLGNTYYMGEMLADPEQKVWADSVRLDFAKFDVEGGGTHVNISGVALTKASKNIAEATQFIEFLTSKEAQEIYAEANSEYPVVPGTKPSALVASWGDLTPDNLSLMAIANERGEALKLTEEVDYDG
- the mazG gene encoding nucleoside triphosphate pyrophosphohydrolase: MTQPPNSDPIHAVPEGIEQLLEIMKRLRDPQGGCPWDIEQDFATISPYTIEEAYEVDDAITRGDMADLKSELGDLLFQSVFQAQIAADKGLFDFHDVAKAISDKMISRHPHVFGDESNQKSPEQQTLDWEREKAAERDRRGETRVLDGVAMGLPALMRAQKLQKRAARVGFDWPDVSHVIDKIVEESAELVEARDTKTQADVVEEFGDLLFVVVNLGRHLGVDAEEALRGCNAKFTRRFNAVEDALSTKGTSPQDSDLAEMDALWDAVKASEKAGK